A stretch of Bacillus pseudomycoides DNA encodes these proteins:
- a CDS encoding fumarylacetoacetate hydrolase family protein, protein MKFITFRLPSEEMRAGWLEGDKVIDMNIASNGELPSSMLTFLEKADEYIEIARGIRKPTSGVYALEDVQLCAALPNPGSIRDFYAFEQHVKTARERRGLDVVPEWYDIPVFYFTNHRAVIGPEVTVSCPKQSQKLDYELEIACVIGKEGRNISREQAEEHIFGYCIMNDWSARDLQAKEMKVGLGPAKGKDFATSLGAYLVTKEELAPYRIGEKYNLEMTTHVNGELLSKGNFRDIYYTFAEMIERASEDVTLYPGDVIGSGTVGTGCILELGTEKWLQDGDVVELTITGLGTLRNTVKKEMKAGDGHVLSSHGGASS, encoded by the coding sequence ATGAAATTTATTACATTTCGTCTTCCTTCAGAAGAAATGCGTGCTGGCTGGCTGGAAGGTGACAAAGTCATTGATATGAATATAGCAAGTAATGGAGAACTTCCTTCATCTATGCTCACTTTTTTAGAGAAAGCGGATGAATACATCGAAATAGCGCGTGGTATTCGAAAGCCAACAAGTGGCGTGTATGCTTTGGAAGATGTACAGTTGTGTGCAGCTCTTCCCAATCCAGGTAGTATTCGTGATTTTTATGCGTTTGAGCAACATGTCAAAACGGCTCGTGAACGTCGTGGTCTAGATGTTGTTCCGGAGTGGTATGATATTCCGGTTTTTTACTTTACAAATCATCGTGCGGTTATTGGTCCAGAAGTTACAGTTTCTTGCCCGAAACAATCTCAAAAGCTCGACTATGAGTTAGAAATTGCTTGTGTTATTGGGAAAGAGGGAAGAAATATTTCGCGTGAACAAGCAGAAGAACATATTTTTGGTTATTGTATTATGAATGATTGGAGTGCAAGGGATTTGCAAGCTAAGGAAATGAAAGTGGGGCTTGGTCCAGCAAAAGGAAAGGACTTTGCGACTTCATTAGGAGCTTATCTTGTTACGAAAGAGGAGTTAGCACCTTATCGCATAGGTGAAAAGTATAACTTAGAAATGACTACTCATGTGAACGGAGAACTTTTGTCTAAAGGGAATTTCCGAGACATTTATTATACATTTGCAGAAATGATAGAACGTGCTTCAGAGGATGTTACGTTATATCCAGGAGATGTAATTGGTTCTGGCACGGTTGGAACGGGATGTATTTTAGAACTTGGTACAGAAAAGTGGTTACAAGATGGTGACGTTGTAGAACTTACGATTACCGGACTAGGCACATTGCGTAATACAGTGAAAAAAGAAATGAAAGCAGGTGATGGGCATGTATTATCGTCACATGGGGGAGCTTCCTCATAA
- a CDS encoding ABC transporter ATP-binding protein has translation MSEPLLEVKNLKTHFPIKGGVFGRTIGYVKAVDGVSFTINKGEVFGLVGESGSGKTTIGKTILRLVQKTEGEVKFKGQDVHTLSKEELRKHRPNMQLVFQDPFSSLNPRMRIGEALGEPMLAHGLATKENVREKVLEVLELCGLAPYHIDRYPHEFSGGQRQRIVIARTMVLNPEFIVADEPVAALDVSIQAQIINLFSELQEKKGLSYLFISHDLSVVEHLCTKIGIMYLGTIVETAPRDELFANPLHPYTKALLSAVPIPDPTVKRERIILQGDIPNPANPPSGCRFHTRCPFATDICKQTVPEFRDVGEGHLVACHHV, from the coding sequence ATGAGTGAACCTTTATTAGAAGTGAAGAATTTAAAAACGCATTTTCCGATTAAGGGCGGCGTATTTGGTAGAACGATTGGGTATGTAAAAGCAGTAGACGGAGTAAGCTTTACGATTAATAAAGGTGAAGTGTTTGGTCTAGTAGGTGAATCTGGAAGTGGAAAAACGACAATTGGTAAAACCATTCTTCGTCTCGTTCAAAAAACAGAGGGTGAAGTGAAGTTTAAAGGTCAGGATGTTCATACACTATCGAAAGAAGAGCTGCGAAAACATCGCCCGAATATGCAACTTGTATTCCAAGATCCATTTAGTTCATTAAATCCACGGATGCGAATTGGTGAAGCACTTGGTGAACCAATGCTGGCGCATGGGCTAGCAACGAAAGAAAATGTTCGTGAAAAAGTGTTAGAAGTACTAGAGTTGTGTGGCTTAGCGCCATATCATATTGACCGTTACCCGCATGAATTCTCTGGAGGACAACGTCAGCGAATTGTTATTGCAAGAACGATGGTATTAAATCCAGAGTTTATTGTTGCTGATGAACCGGTTGCGGCATTAGATGTATCGATTCAAGCACAAATTATAAATTTGTTTAGTGAGTTACAAGAGAAAAAAGGTTTATCCTATTTATTTATTTCACATGATTTAAGTGTAGTTGAACATTTATGTACAAAAATAGGTATTATGTATTTAGGGACAATCGTGGAAACAGCACCTCGTGATGAACTGTTTGCAAACCCGCTTCATCCATATACGAAGGCGTTGTTATCAGCTGTACCAATTCCAGATCCCACTGTTAAGCGAGAACGAATTATTTTACAAGGGGATATTCCAAATCCAGCCAATCCACCATCAGGCTGCCGCTTTCATACACGTTGCCCGTTTGCAACAGATATTTGTAAGCAGACTGTACCGGAATTTCGTGATGTCGGAGAAGGCCATCTTGTTGCTTGTCATCATGTATAA
- a CDS encoding DUF3948 family protein: protein MKIEQVLQVTKMDFLGSAGGAAVLTALIVLLSNVLV from the coding sequence ATGAAAATCGAACAAGTATTACAAGTAACAAAAATGGATTTCTTAGGATCAGCAGGTGGAGCAGCAGTATTAACAGCATTGATCGTACTTCTTTCTAACGTTTTAGTATAA
- a CDS encoding DUF3948 family protein produces MRSMEQVLQVTKMDFLGAAGGAAVLTGLIVFLANILV; encoded by the coding sequence ATGAGGAGTATGGAACAAGTATTACAAGTAACAAAAATGGATTTCTTAGGGGCAGCAGGTGGAGCAGCAGTATTAACAGGACTTATTGTATTCCTTGCAAACATATTAGTATGA
- the hppD gene encoding 4-hydroxyphenylpyruvate dioxygenase has translation MKQKSMDTLAAQMEDFFPVRDVDHLEFYVGNAKQSSYYLARTFGFKIVAYSGLETGNREKVSYVLVQKNMRFVVSGTLNSESRIAEFVKTHGDGVKDVALLVDDVEKAYSEAVKRGAVAIAPPEELTDEHGILKKAVIGTYGDTIHTLVERKNYKGKFMPGYEEVEFNIPSEESGLIAVDHVVGNVEKMEEWVSYYENVMGFKQMIHFDDDDISTEYSALMSKVMTNGSRIKFPINEPADGKRKSQIQEYLEFYNGAGVQHLALLTNDIVKTVKALRANGVEFLDTPDTYYDELTARVGEIDEEVDKLKELKILVDRDEEGYLLQIFTKPIVDRPTLFIEIIQRKGSRGFGEGNFKALFESIEREQERRGNL, from the coding sequence ATGAAACAAAAATCTATGGATACGTTAGCTGCACAAATGGAGGATTTCTTTCCGGTACGTGATGTCGATCATTTAGAATTTTATGTAGGAAATGCAAAGCAATCAAGTTATTACCTTGCGAGGACGTTTGGATTTAAAATTGTTGCCTATTCTGGATTGGAAACAGGAAACCGTGAAAAGGTATCTTATGTTCTTGTGCAAAAAAACATGCGTTTTGTTGTGTCTGGGACTTTAAATAGTGAGAGTCGTATTGCGGAATTTGTAAAGACTCATGGTGATGGAGTAAAGGATGTAGCTCTACTTGTTGATGATGTTGAAAAGGCCTATTCAGAGGCTGTAAAACGAGGTGCTGTTGCAATTGCTCCGCCGGAAGAATTAACTGATGAGCATGGGATATTAAAAAAGGCTGTTATCGGTACGTATGGTGATACAATCCATACTCTTGTGGAGCGTAAAAATTATAAAGGTAAATTTATGCCTGGTTATGAAGAAGTTGAATTTAATATTCCAAGTGAAGAATCAGGATTAATCGCTGTGGATCATGTTGTTGGTAACGTTGAAAAAATGGAAGAGTGGGTTAGCTACTATGAAAACGTTATGGGTTTTAAACAAATGATTCATTTTGATGATGATGATATTAGCACAGAATATTCCGCTTTAATGTCAAAAGTTATGACAAACGGAAGTCGTATTAAATTTCCGATTAATGAACCAGCAGATGGTAAACGTAAATCACAAATTCAAGAGTACTTAGAGTTCTATAACGGTGCAGGTGTACAGCATCTAGCGTTATTGACAAATGATATTGTGAAAACTGTTAAAGCGCTTCGCGCCAATGGAGTTGAGTTTTTAGATACACCAGACACGTATTATGATGAGTTAACAGCGCGCGTCGGTGAAATCGATGAAGAAGTTGATAAATTAAAAGAGCTTAAGATTCTTGTGGATCGTGATGAAGAGGGCTACTTGCTACAAATCTTTACGAAGCCAATCGTGGATCGTCCAACTCTATTTATTGAAATTATTCAGCGTAAAGGTTCTCGTGGATTCGGAGAAGGAAACTTTAAAGCTTTATTTGAATCTATTGAAAGAGAACAAGAGCGCCGCGGAAATCTATAA
- a CDS encoding ABC transporter permease, whose translation MKTYIIRRFLQMIPTLLGTSIIIFFLFALLPGDYVDSNPKLTPERAQELRELYGLNKPIIERYFHWLGNALHGDFGFSLQYQEPVTSLLNKFIWNTFIVAVAALFFTWIIALIVGVVSATKQHSWFDGLVTIGVFAAMSFPSFFIGLFLIKVFAVDLNILPIGGMIDIGSNSTGFAYILEVLRHMVLPVFILTFLGVGSLTRYFRTGMLEVVRQDYIRTARAKGLKERVVIYKHALKNAILPAITLLAFELPGLFSGAIIIEQIFNWPGIGSIQLEALSFRDYTVLMAFTMFLSCLTIIANFLADIVYAIVDPRIRLK comes from the coding sequence GTGAAAACATATATCATTCGTAGGTTTCTACAAATGATTCCTACATTGCTTGGTACATCTATCATTATTTTTTTCTTATTTGCTCTCTTGCCGGGGGATTATGTTGATTCTAATCCAAAGTTAACACCAGAACGCGCACAGGAATTAAGAGAATTGTATGGATTAAATAAACCGATTATTGAGCGGTATTTTCATTGGTTAGGTAATGCGTTGCACGGTGATTTTGGTTTCTCGTTGCAATATCAAGAGCCTGTAACATCATTACTTAATAAATTTATTTGGAATACCTTTATTGTTGCTGTTGCAGCTTTATTTTTTACTTGGATAATTGCACTTATTGTTGGTGTTGTTTCAGCGACAAAGCAACATTCATGGTTTGATGGACTTGTAACAATTGGTGTCTTTGCAGCGATGTCGTTCCCATCATTCTTTATCGGTCTATTTTTAATTAAAGTATTTGCTGTTGATCTAAATATATTGCCTATTGGTGGCATGATTGATATAGGAAGTAACTCGACTGGTTTTGCTTACATATTAGAAGTACTAAGACATATGGTTTTACCGGTATTTATTTTAACGTTCCTTGGTGTTGGCTCATTAACTCGTTATTTTAGAACGGGAATGCTTGAAGTTGTAAGACAAGACTATATTCGGACTGCTCGTGCAAAAGGGTTGAAAGAAAGAGTGGTTATTTATAAACATGCATTAAAAAACGCGATTTTACCAGCGATCACATTACTTGCATTTGAATTACCAGGGTTGTTCTCTGGTGCAATCATTATTGAACAAATTTTTAATTGGCCAGGAATCGGAAGCATTCAATTAGAAGCGTTGAGTTTTCGTGATTACACAGTGTTAATGGCATTTACAATGTTTCTCTCTTGCCTAACAATTATCGCAAACTTTTTGGCAGATATCGTTTATGCGATTGTCGATCCACGTATTCGATTAAAGTAA
- a CDS encoding DUF3948 family protein: MENKEVLQLTKMDLLGSAGAATALTAFIVFLSSVLV, from the coding sequence ATGGAAAACAAAGAAGTATTACAACTAACAAAAATGGACTTATTAGGATCAGCAGGAGCAGCAACAGCATTAACAGCATTCATCGTATTTCTTTCAAGTGTACTAGTATAG
- a CDS encoding ABC transporter ATP-binding protein, producing MSKAVVELKDLQTHFQTEEGTVKAVNHVSFSVREGETVCVVGESGCGKSVTALSIMGLIAESGGIVGGDILYEGRSLLEMKGKELRSLRGNDIAMIFQEPMTSLNPVFTVGEQIVETLREHELLSKNEAYKKAVELIRKVGIARADEIVHSYPHELSGGMLQRIMIAIALSCNPKLLIADEPTTALDVTIQAQILDLLRQVKEEFKTSILLITHDLGVVAEMADYVVVMYGGKVIEEAPVLELFQNPKHPYTKGLLKSKPVMGKRTDKLYSIPGQVPNLVGLGELCYFSGRCEHCMDICKSAVPDLGAHEDNHKVACWLYEERAEQ from the coding sequence ATGAGTAAAGCAGTAGTAGAGTTAAAGGATTTACAAACACACTTTCAGACGGAGGAAGGTACAGTGAAGGCTGTGAATCATGTTAGCTTTTCTGTACGAGAAGGTGAAACGGTTTGTGTAGTGGGGGAATCAGGTTGTGGGAAAAGTGTAACAGCTTTATCTATTATGGGACTTATTGCGGAATCTGGCGGCATTGTTGGTGGTGATATCCTGTACGAAGGCCGAAGTCTTTTAGAAATGAAAGGGAAAGAACTTCGAAGTTTAAGAGGAAATGATATTGCGATGATTTTCCAAGAGCCGATGACATCTCTTAACCCAGTTTTTACTGTGGGAGAACAAATCGTCGAGACGTTAAGAGAGCATGAACTTCTTAGCAAAAATGAAGCATATAAGAAAGCAGTTGAACTCATTCGTAAGGTTGGTATTGCACGTGCGGATGAAATTGTACATTCCTATCCACATGAGCTGAGCGGCGGAATGTTACAACGGATTATGATTGCGATTGCGCTTAGCTGTAATCCGAAGTTGTTAATTGCCGATGAACCGACAACAGCTCTTGACGTTACCATTCAAGCGCAAATATTAGATTTATTAAGACAAGTAAAAGAGGAATTTAAAACATCCATTTTATTAATTACACATGATTTAGGTGTGGTAGCAGAAATGGCAGATTACGTTGTTGTGATGTATGGCGGTAAAGTTATTGAAGAGGCGCCTGTATTAGAATTATTCCAGAATCCTAAACATCCATATACAAAGGGTTTATTAAAATCAAAGCCGGTGATGGGAAAACGAACAGATAAACTGTATTCGATTCCGGGGCAAGTTCCAAATTTAGTTGGCTTAGGTGAATTGTGCTACTTTAGTGGCCGCTGTGAACATTGCATGGACATATGTAAGAGCGCAGTACCAGATCTTGGGGCGCATGAAGATAATCATAAAGTAGCTTGCTGGTTATATGAGGAGCGTGCTGAGCAATGA
- a CDS encoding homogentisate 1,2-dioxygenase: protein MYYRHMGELPHKRHVQFRKADGSLYREQVMGTKGFSGTQSILYHHYMPTEVGHAALAHSCQLQYEEDVALAHRHFRTKENRKTGDTVNGRNFILGNEDLLIGVVNPTEKMDYFYRNGDGDEMLFIHYGTGKIETMFGTIHYRKGDYVTIPIGTIYRVIPDEGESKFLVVEANSQITTPRRYRNEYGQLLEHSPFCERDIRGPEKLETYDEKGEFVVMTKSRGYMHKHVMQHHPLDVVGWDGYLYPWVFNVEDFEPITGRIHQPPPVHQTFEGHNFVICSFVPRLYDYHPDAIPAPYYHSNVNSDEVLYYVEGNFMSRKGVEEGSITLHPSGIPHGPHPGKTEASLGKKETIELAVMIDTFRPLRIVKQAHETEDEKYMYSWIEEGSYTTK from the coding sequence ATGTATTATCGTCACATGGGGGAGCTTCCTCATAAACGACATGTACAATTTCGTAAAGCGGATGGATCACTTTATCGTGAGCAGGTGATGGGAACGAAAGGTTTCTCTGGTACACAATCTATTTTGTATCATCATTATATGCCAACTGAAGTAGGGCATGCTGCGCTAGCGCATTCTTGTCAGTTGCAGTATGAAGAAGATGTAGCGCTTGCTCATCGTCATTTTCGTACGAAGGAAAATAGAAAAACTGGTGATACAGTAAATGGAAGAAACTTTATATTAGGGAATGAGGATTTATTAATCGGTGTTGTTAATCCGACAGAAAAAATGGATTATTTCTATCGCAATGGTGATGGGGATGAAATGTTATTTATTCATTATGGGACTGGGAAAATTGAGACGATGTTTGGAACGATTCATTATCGTAAAGGTGATTATGTAACAATTCCAATCGGAACAATTTATCGAGTGATTCCAGATGAGGGAGAGTCTAAGTTTCTTGTTGTGGAAGCGAATAGCCAAATTACAACACCGCGTCGTTATCGTAATGAATATGGTCAATTGTTAGAACATAGTCCTTTCTGTGAAAGAGATATTCGTGGTCCAGAGAAGTTAGAGACATATGATGAGAAAGGCGAGTTTGTTGTCATGACAAAGTCGAGAGGGTATATGCATAAACATGTGATGCAGCATCATCCGTTGGATGTTGTTGGATGGGATGGGTATTTATATCCTTGGGTCTTTAATGTGGAGGATTTTGAACCAATTACAGGGCGTATTCATCAGCCACCACCAGTCCATCAAACTTTTGAGGGTCATAATTTTGTTATTTGTTCCTTTGTGCCGCGTTTATATGATTATCATCCAGACGCAATTCCAGCGCCGTATTATCATAGTAACGTAAATAGTGATGAGGTTCTTTATTATGTAGAAGGGAACTTTATGAGTAGAAAAGGTGTAGAAGAAGGTTCCATTACACTTCATCCAAGTGGTATTCCGCATGGACCGCATCCTGGAAAAACAGAAGCTAGCTTAGGAAAAAAAGAAACAATTGAACTCGCTGTTATGATCGATACATTCCGTCCGCTTCGAATTGTGAAACAAGCGCATGAAACGGAAGATGAGAAGTATATGTATAGCTGGATTGAAGAAGGTTCATATACTACTAAATAA
- a CDS encoding ABC transporter substrate-binding protein, which yields MKKKTKKWAGVFSVLLSSSLVLSACGGQEDKASTEPAKQQDVKDLKIEKVAATDKSKNPEKAKQRKDTIIVGISKPGGVFLPYFQENGWDGNVTSVIFASLVSTDKQGKPVPELAEKWDVSSDQLKYTFHLRKGLKFSDGSPLTADDVAFTLTLLHDKAYEGGSDISQYAIKGGKDYKEGKATSIEGIKVVNPQTIEITTEKVNSQALVGLGGPVLSKAYYGKDYKQNTSLNYLKELYGNPIAAGPYKLEKYIPGQEVRFVANEHYYAGKPKVKNFIYKITSPDTSFQLFQTGETDYEGFAANNDNIEQLKSLGFANFNIETVSSYSFVYFNNKKPYLKDKKVRQALIYGLDRKKYVDTNFQGNASVANIPISPTSWAYDDKGINQYEYNLEKAKKLLDEAGWKVGSDGIREKDGQKLKLSYYAASGRKQEEVFIPIAKENYKALGVEFNPEIMDFNTLVSKVGKFDYDLAAVATPIISDPSETVGEFESTHPDNSAGYSNPKVDELIKKGIETVDIEKRKPIYKELYKELSEDPPVILLNYRKSISAHNARVKGIDPKKYDSISSNLPVLSIEQ from the coding sequence ATGAAGAAAAAGACAAAGAAATGGGCTGGTGTGTTTTCTGTTTTACTGAGTAGTTCGCTTGTGTTATCGGCTTGTGGGGGACAAGAGGATAAGGCTTCGACAGAGCCGGCAAAACAGCAGGATGTGAAAGATTTAAAAATAGAGAAGGTTGCAGCGACAGATAAATCAAAAAATCCTGAGAAAGCGAAACAGAGAAAAGATACAATTATTGTAGGAATTTCAAAACCTGGTGGTGTGTTCTTACCTTATTTCCAAGAGAATGGTTGGGACGGTAATGTAACATCAGTTATATTTGCGTCTCTTGTATCAACAGATAAGCAAGGGAAACCAGTTCCAGAGCTTGCAGAGAAATGGGATGTATCTTCTGATCAATTAAAGTACACGTTCCACTTACGCAAAGGCTTAAAGTTTAGTGATGGTTCACCGTTAACAGCAGATGATGTAGCATTTACATTAACATTGCTACACGATAAGGCTTATGAAGGTGGATCAGATATTTCACAATATGCGATTAAGGGCGGCAAAGACTATAAAGAAGGAAAAGCTACATCTATTGAAGGAATTAAAGTAGTTAATCCACAAACAATTGAAATTACGACAGAAAAAGTAAACTCACAAGCGTTAGTAGGCTTGGGAGGACCTGTCTTATCTAAAGCATATTATGGAAAAGATTATAAGCAAAATACCAGCTTAAATTATTTAAAAGAGTTATATGGTAATCCAATTGCTGCGGGTCCTTATAAATTAGAAAAATATATTCCAGGTCAAGAAGTACGATTTGTAGCAAATGAGCATTATTATGCAGGAAAGCCAAAAGTTAAAAACTTTATTTATAAAATTACATCACCAGATACAAGTTTCCAGTTATTCCAAACAGGAGAAACGGATTATGAAGGATTTGCTGCTAATAATGACAATATTGAACAATTAAAGAGTTTAGGTTTTGCTAACTTCAATATTGAAACAGTAAGCTCATACTCATTCGTTTACTTTAATAATAAGAAGCCATATTTAAAAGATAAAAAAGTACGTCAAGCGCTTATTTACGGATTAGATCGTAAAAAATATGTAGATACAAACTTCCAAGGAAATGCTTCTGTTGCAAATATACCAATTTCACCAACTTCATGGGCATATGATGATAAGGGTATAAATCAATACGAATACAATTTAGAGAAAGCAAAAAAACTGTTAGATGAAGCTGGTTGGAAAGTTGGATCTGATGGTATTCGCGAAAAAGATGGTCAGAAATTAAAATTAAGCTATTATGCAGCAAGTGGAAGAAAGCAAGAAGAGGTATTTATACCAATTGCAAAAGAGAATTATAAAGCATTAGGTGTGGAGTTCAATCCGGAAATTATGGACTTTAATACTCTTGTGTCGAAGGTTGGAAAGTTTGATTATGATTTAGCAGCTGTTGCAACACCAATTATTTCTGATCCGAGTGAAACTGTAGGCGAGTTTGAATCTACGCATCCAGATAACTCAGCGGGTTATAGTAACCCAAAAGTGGATGAATTAATTAAAAAAGGTATTGAAACAGTTGATATTGAAAAAAGAAAACCTATTTATAAAGAATTATATAAAGAATTAAGCGAGGATCCACCTGTAATTCTATTAAATTATCGCAAAAGTATTTCAGCACACAATGCACGTGTGAAAGGAATTGACCCAAAGAAATACGATAGTATTAGTTCAAACCTGCCTGTTTTATCTATTGAACAATAG
- a CDS encoding DUF3948 family protein, protein MENKEVLQVTKMDFLGSASGAAVLTALIVFLANALV, encoded by the coding sequence ATGGAAAACAAAGAAGTATTACAAGTAACAAAAATGGATTTCTTAGGATCAGCGAGCGGAGCAGCAGTATTAACAGCATTAATCGTATTTCTAGCTAACGCGTTAGTATAA
- a CDS encoding Cof-type HAD-IIB family hydrolase, whose product MKLIALDMDGTLLSSNLEISKENLQAIRTAQAAGHIVMICSGRAKEDALKLLEEYQLSVPVGASNGAIVYVDGKVINARCLQNDKVYKLAKSLESEGFPYKLYTNKGVYSPYTWQEQVLHAFEENKHALDVTLEELERITEKQKKSNLITDFQQIEDVVNNPELEISKFFILTFNADHRSQLLHVLQEDKEIMVTASAPTNLEIMDKHGHKGNGLQEMASYFNIPIEDTIAIGDNFNDVPMLEVAGLSIAMGNAEEDVKKLCDVVTLTNDEHGVAHAIEQYVLKQPSSSK is encoded by the coding sequence TTGAAATTAATCGCACTAGATATGGATGGTACCTTACTATCATCTAATCTTGAAATCTCCAAAGAAAACTTACAAGCTATTCGCACTGCTCAAGCAGCTGGTCATATTGTAATGATTTGTTCTGGTCGTGCAAAAGAAGATGCTTTAAAACTATTGGAAGAGTATCAATTATCAGTTCCAGTTGGAGCAAGCAATGGGGCAATTGTTTATGTTGATGGAAAAGTAATTAACGCACGTTGTTTACAAAATGATAAAGTATACAAACTCGCGAAATCACTAGAATCTGAAGGTTTTCCATATAAGTTGTATACAAATAAGGGAGTTTATTCTCCTTATACATGGCAAGAACAAGTCTTGCATGCATTTGAGGAAAACAAGCATGCACTAGATGTTACACTAGAAGAACTTGAACGAATCACAGAAAAACAAAAGAAATCAAACTTAATTACGGATTTCCAACAAATCGAAGATGTCGTAAATAATCCAGAATTAGAAATCTCGAAATTCTTTATTTTAACGTTTAATGCAGATCATCGTTCACAACTACTGCATGTTTTACAAGAAGATAAAGAAATTATGGTCACAGCATCAGCTCCGACAAATTTAGAAATTATGGACAAGCATGGCCATAAAGGAAATGGGTTGCAAGAAATGGCATCTTATTTCAATATTCCAATTGAAGATACAATTGCAATTGGAGACAACTTTAACGATGTACCAATGCTTGAAGTCGCTGGTTTATCTATTGCAATGGGAAATGCTGAAGAAGATGTAAAAAAATTATGTGATGTTGTTACATTAACAAATGACGAACATGGTGTTGCGCATGCAATTGAGCAATATGTATTAAAACAACCGTCATCAAGTAAATAA
- the opp4C gene encoding oligopeptide ABC transporter permease, translated as METVVTVKKKKKKKVNVTSPWHQAFTRIKKNKLALFGFYILIFMFVFCFIGPFFSPYVSGTIQVTQINKPPSFSHWLGTDQLGRDILTRLMQAGRISLTIGLASMVLSVILGALLGAISGFYRGIVDHIIMRIADVLMSIPGLPLLIIMGAILSEWKLPSEYRLYVVMIMLSLIGWPGLARLVRGQILTLREQSFMQAADVLGLKDYRKIVHHLIPNVFPLLIVVATLGVAGAILSESALSYLGLGVVPPTPSWGNMISAANSLIDFQKRPWLWIPPGFAIFITVVSINLLGDALRDALDPKMKRWVRKHE; from the coding sequence ATGGAGACTGTTGTAACAGTAAAGAAGAAAAAAAAGAAAAAAGTAAATGTGACTTCACCTTGGCATCAAGCATTTACCAGAATTAAGAAAAACAAATTAGCGTTGTTTGGTTTTTATATCCTAATTTTTATGTTTGTATTTTGTTTTATTGGGCCATTTTTTTCACCATATGTTTCTGGAACGATTCAAGTCACACAAATTAATAAGCCACCCAGTTTTTCTCATTGGCTTGGTACAGATCAGCTTGGAAGAGATATCTTAACACGATTAATGCAAGCGGGACGAATTTCATTAACAATTGGTTTAGCTTCGATGGTACTATCCGTCATACTCGGTGCATTATTAGGAGCTATCTCTGGTTTTTATCGTGGTATTGTAGATCATATTATTATGCGTATTGCAGACGTGTTAATGTCTATTCCGGGATTACCATTACTTATCATTATGGGTGCTATCTTATCAGAATGGAAACTTCCATCTGAATATCGACTTTATGTTGTTATGATCATGTTAAGTTTGATTGGATGGCCGGGACTTGCGCGTCTGGTACGAGGACAAATTTTAACACTTCGAGAACAATCATTTATGCAAGCTGCTGATGTATTAGGATTAAAGGATTATCGGAAGATTGTACATCATTTAATTCCGAATGTATTCCCTTTATTAATTGTTGTGGCAACGTTAGGTGTAGCGGGAGCTATTTTAAGTGAATCAGCATTAAGTTATTTAGGTCTTGGGGTTGTTCCACCTACGCCATCATGGGGGAATATGATTAGTGCAGCAAACTCATTGATTGACTTTCAAAAGCGCCCATGGTTATGGATACCGCCTGGTTTTGCGATTTTTATAACAGTTGTATCAATTAACTTACTTGGTGATGCACTTCGTGATGCATTGGATCCAAAGATGAAGCGGTGGGTGAGGAAGCATGAGTAA